A part of Thiomicrorhabdus sediminis genomic DNA contains:
- a CDS encoding zinc-finger domain-containing protein, translating to MSNNSTNAKSHYEVTYDDLPLHCPTPDMSKWNSHPRVFLPIEATGKAKCPYCGAEYVLKDFDPHRSGH from the coding sequence ATGTCGAACAATTCAACCAATGCCAAATCCCATTATGAAGTGACTTATGATGATTTGCCGCTTCACTGTCCTACTCCGGATATGAGTAAGTGGAACTCTCATCCTAGAGTGTTCTTGCCAATTGAGGCAACCGGTAAAGCCAAGTGCCCATACTGCGGTGCAGAATATGTCTTGAAGGATTTTGATCCGCATCGTTCCGGTCACTAA
- the msbA gene encoding lipid A export permease/ATP-binding protein MsbA, with product MNESPKVYSIKELYPRLFHYVKPYWKAIILLLLALILTAAMEPLMPALLKPLIDDSMIKKDMDAIVMVPLLLALVFIGKGIGEYFSKVVGQWIAHKAILDIRYQMFKKLNALPLETFQRYSSGRLMSKLTYDVLQLGNTLSEAWIVVIRDSLIILGLLGFLLYTSWQLTLMILLIAPVVAWIIQWASKLMRNSSSDMQNSMGELTHSLEESISAHKDIKIYGAESYEENKHLNITENLRQHTMEVIKVSALNVPLVQVIAAVAMSSVIYAVSLMSAEDLFTPGELIAFIVAAAMIFEPIRRLTNINETIQKGMAAAESIFELLDQPEEQDAGKQSMNIASGGIVFDKVGFKYSSSEHNLLTDLSFNLNAGTTTALVGESGSGKTTIANLISRFYNIQSGSILLDGIDIKDIKLKDLREQIAFVSQDVVLFNDSIRANIAYGHNGFDEQAIIAAAKSAHAWEFIEKLPDGLDTQIGDNGSKLSGGQRQRIAIARAFLKNAPILILDEATSALDNQSEAQVQQALEELRKNRTVLIIAHRLSTVESADNIIVLDKGRLVEQGSHQQLMQLDNEYARLQKKGMLNA from the coding sequence ATGAACGAATCACCCAAGGTCTATTCGATCAAAGAACTATATCCTCGACTTTTCCATTATGTAAAACCATACTGGAAAGCGATCATCCTATTGCTTTTGGCACTGATTTTGACAGCCGCAATGGAGCCGCTAATGCCTGCGCTACTCAAACCACTAATTGATGACAGTATGATCAAAAAAGACATGGATGCCATCGTTATGGTGCCGTTATTACTGGCCTTGGTATTTATCGGAAAAGGTATCGGTGAATACTTCAGCAAAGTCGTCGGCCAATGGATCGCCCACAAGGCCATTCTTGATATTCGTTATCAAATGTTTAAAAAACTCAATGCCTTACCGTTAGAAACATTTCAACGTTATAGTTCTGGAAGATTAATGTCGAAACTGACCTATGACGTGCTGCAACTTGGCAACACACTGAGTGAGGCCTGGATAGTGGTGATTCGTGACAGTTTAATTATTCTCGGTCTACTTGGCTTTTTACTTTATACCTCATGGCAGCTAACTCTGATGATTCTGCTGATTGCACCAGTAGTGGCATGGATTATTCAATGGGCCAGCAAATTGATGCGCAATTCCAGCTCCGATATGCAAAACAGCATGGGAGAGCTCACACACAGTCTAGAAGAGAGCATCTCAGCGCATAAAGACATCAAGATTTATGGCGCAGAAAGTTACGAAGAAAACAAACATTTGAACATCACTGAAAATCTGCGTCAACACACCATGGAAGTTATCAAAGTATCCGCGCTCAATGTTCCTTTGGTGCAAGTTATCGCGGCTGTTGCCATGTCATCAGTCATCTATGCGGTATCACTAATGTCGGCGGAAGACCTGTTTACACCCGGAGAGCTAATCGCCTTTATAGTCGCCGCCGCAATGATTTTCGAGCCGATTCGCCGGCTGACCAATATCAATGAAACTATTCAAAAAGGGATGGCTGCCGCAGAAAGTATTTTTGAATTGCTTGATCAACCAGAAGAGCAGGATGCAGGTAAGCAATCCATGAACATAGCCAGCGGCGGAATCGTTTTCGACAAGGTCGGTTTCAAATACAGCAGCAGCGAACACAACCTATTGACCGACCTAAGCTTTAACTTAAATGCCGGCACCACCACGGCTTTGGTGGGTGAATCCGGTAGCGGCAAGACTACCATCGCCAATCTGATTTCACGTTTTTACAATATTCAGTCCGGTAGCATCTTGCTTGATGGTATCGATATTAAAGATATCAAGCTTAAAGACCTGCGCGAACAGATCGCGTTTGTCAGCCAAGATGTCGTACTATTCAATGACAGCATTCGCGCCAATATTGCATACGGCCATAATGGGTTTGATGAACAAGCCATTATTGCTGCGGCAAAATCCGCTCACGCTTGGGAATTCATTGAAAAACTACCTGATGGACTAGATACCCAGATCGGCGACAACGGATCAAAACTCTCAGGTGGTCAGCGCCAACGTATCGCCATTGCCCGCGCTTTCTTGAAAAACGCACCTATCCTAATCTTAGATGAAGCGACATCCGCACTCGATAACCAAAGCGAGGCGCAAGTTCAGCAAGCCCTGGAGGAGTTACGCAAAAACCGTACGGTTTTGATTATTGCCCATCGTCTCTCCACAGTGGAGAGCGCCGACAACATTATCGTACTGGACAAGGGCAGATTAGTTGAACAGGGCTCTCACCAACAGCTGATGCAGCTTGATAACGAATATGCACGTTTACAGAAAAAAGGAATGTTAAATGCATAA
- a CDS encoding fused DSP-PTPase phosphatase/NAD kinase-like protein: MFEIKTPWQRIKAYFEFWVIDHEFVRAIYRNFHQISDQAFRSAHPSPRFIKRMQQQHGLKTIINLRGENKTGQYMLELEACKKLGVKLISTPLSSRDAPSKERIINLFKAFDEAEAPLLLHCKSGADRAGLGSALYQLYKNEIPLDESRQLRPSYGHFKSSETGVLDHFIATWNTYHQHNPDVSFLDWVKNDYNPEEVDKTFKASRLGNLLVNKILRRE, encoded by the coding sequence ATGTTTGAAATAAAAACTCCTTGGCAGCGCATAAAAGCCTATTTTGAATTCTGGGTGATTGATCACGAATTCGTACGCGCCATCTACCGCAATTTTCACCAGATTTCCGACCAAGCCTTTCGTAGCGCTCACCCGTCACCACGTTTTATCAAACGCATGCAGCAGCAGCACGGCTTAAAAACCATTATCAATTTGCGAGGTGAAAACAAAACTGGCCAATACATGCTGGAACTCGAAGCCTGTAAAAAACTTGGCGTCAAACTTATCAGCACCCCTCTGTCTTCGCGTGACGCCCCTAGCAAGGAACGCATCATTAACTTATTCAAAGCCTTTGACGAAGCGGAAGCGCCTCTGTTGCTGCACTGCAAATCCGGCGCCGACAGAGCCGGGCTCGGTAGCGCCTTATATCAACTTTATAAAAATGAGATCCCGCTTGATGAAAGCCGCCAACTAAGGCCTTCCTATGGACACTTTAAAAGTTCCGAAACGGGTGTTTTGGACCACTTTATTGCCACCTGGAACACCTATCACCAGCATAATCCTGATGTGAGCTTTCTGGACTGGGTTAAAAACGACTATAACCCCGAAGAAGTGGACAAAACCTTTAAAGCCTCCCGATTAGGCAATCTTCTAGTCAATAAAATCTTAAGAAGAGAGTAA
- the rfaD gene encoding ADP-glyceromanno-heptose 6-epimerase translates to MIVVTGGAGFIGSNIVKALNNMGRKDIIVVDNLKNGKKFINIADCDIADYLDKEDFQQRIFAEQGLPEIEAIFHQGACSATTEWDGKFMLDNNYEYSKDVLNYCLNWKIPFFYASSASVYGDGPTFIEDRTYEKPLNVYGYSKFQFDQYVRQILPKAQSQIVGFRYFNVYGPREQHKGDMASVAFKLHNQILAGEKLKLFGAYDGYGDGMQTRDFVYIEDVVKVNLWFLANPDKSGIFNLGPAAAEPFKHIAEAVIDFHGKGEIEYIPFPEHLKGAYQSFTQADNGALRAAGYRDSFHTVAEGVRKYLQWLTENPHVLDFKN, encoded by the coding sequence ATGATTGTAGTAACGGGTGGTGCAGGTTTTATCGGCAGTAATATTGTCAAGGCTCTAAATAACATGGGGCGCAAAGATATTATTGTGGTTGATAATCTTAAAAACGGTAAAAAGTTTATCAATATCGCCGATTGCGATATCGCAGACTACCTTGATAAAGAGGATTTTCAGCAGCGTATCTTTGCTGAGCAGGGTTTACCTGAAATTGAAGCGATATTCCATCAAGGAGCTTGTTCTGCGACCACCGAATGGGACGGAAAATTCATGCTGGACAATAATTATGAGTACTCGAAAGATGTGCTGAATTATTGCCTGAACTGGAAAATCCCATTTTTCTATGCATCATCCGCTTCAGTTTACGGTGACGGCCCAACTTTTATCGAAGACCGCACTTATGAAAAACCGCTGAATGTTTATGGTTATTCGAAATTTCAGTTCGATCAGTATGTCCGTCAGATTTTACCTAAGGCGCAAAGCCAAATTGTCGGTTTCCGTTATTTCAATGTGTATGGACCTCGTGAACAGCATAAGGGCGATATGGCGAGTGTGGCTTTCAAACTGCATAACCAGATTCTGGCTGGCGAAAAGCTAAAGTTATTCGGTGCTTATGACGGCTATGGCGACGGCATGCAGACGCGAGACTTTGTCTATATCGAAGACGTGGTTAAGGTCAACTTGTGGTTTCTAGCCAATCCTGATAAATCCGGTATCTTTAATTTGGGGCCGGCTGCTGCCGAACCTTTCAAGCACATTGCTGAAGCGGTTATCGATTTTCACGGCAAGGGTGAAATTGAATATATTCCATTTCCAGAACACCTGAAAGGTGCATACCAAAGCTTCACCCAAGCAGATAACGGTGCTTTGAGAGCAGCCGGTTACCGTGATTCTTTCCATACCGTTGCCGAAGGTGTGCGTAAGTATTTACAATGGCTTACCGAAAACCCTCATGTACTGGATTTTAAAAACTAA
- a CDS encoding lysophospholipid acyltransferase family protein has product MHNKAKVSEFSYGFLHPKYWGIWLMVGFLRLLHCLPWTAKLWLGKKIGRLFMNLSKSRRETAKNNIRHAFPELDESSIHDLTQKHFESLGISLFESMLVWWGDHRRNKDNPFEKSLVSYENIEVLRQAEASKKGVIILVPHFTTTDIIGLFLSFKTSLKPVYRPHDNLLMDYLIAKGRTLDNMTPLSKFNTRAMIKTLKSGENLGFLPDQRFRAKGRIDVPFFGENAPSNPATSKLAQLTGCIVLPTFLTRLDNGHYVVRFEEPVENFPSGDDYEDTLKLHHIYEQAIRANPAQYLWVHNRWDR; this is encoded by the coding sequence ATGCATAATAAAGCCAAAGTTTCTGAATTCAGTTATGGCTTTTTACACCCCAAATACTGGGGCATCTGGTTAATGGTCGGCTTTTTGCGCCTTTTGCACTGTCTACCCTGGACAGCCAAGCTTTGGCTGGGTAAAAAAATCGGCCGACTTTTTATGAATTTATCAAAATCGCGTCGAGAAACCGCCAAAAACAATATTCGCCACGCTTTTCCCGAACTTGATGAATCATCGATTCATGACCTAACCCAAAAACATTTCGAATCTTTAGGTATCAGCCTATTTGAATCGATGCTGGTCTGGTGGGGTGATCATCGCCGCAATAAAGACAATCCTTTTGAAAAAAGTCTCGTAAGTTATGAGAATATCGAGGTTCTGCGCCAAGCTGAAGCCAGTAAAAAAGGCGTGATTATTCTGGTACCGCACTTTACCACCACGGATATTATTGGACTGTTTCTATCATTTAAAACCAGTCTGAAACCGGTTTACCGTCCACACGACAACCTCTTAATGGATTACTTAATCGCCAAAGGACGTACTTTGGACAACATGACACCATTGTCCAAATTCAATACCCGCGCCATGATTAAAACGCTGAAGTCCGGTGAAAACCTTGGCTTTTTACCTGATCAACGGTTTCGCGCCAAAGGCCGTATTGATGTGCCCTTCTTTGGCGAAAACGCGCCGAGCAACCCTGCCACCTCCAAACTGGCACAATTAACCGGCTGCATTGTATTACCCACTTTTTTAACGCGCCTGGATAACGGTCACTATGTGGTACGTTTTGAAGAACCGGTCGAAAACTTTCCCAGCGGGGATGATTACGAAGATACGCTAAAACTTCACCATATCTATGAACAGGCTATCAGAGCGAATCCAGCGCAATACCTATGGGTACATAATCGCTGGGACAGATAA
- a CDS encoding aspartate aminotransferase family protein, with translation MSDHLMNTYARLPVSFEKGNGATLIDSDGKTYLDAISGIAVCSLGHAHPAVSDAICEQSHKLIHTSNLYQIGNQQKLADKLIELSGMDRVFFCNSGAEANETALKIARKHANDNGIENPAVIVMNNSFHGRTYATLSATGNDKVHAGFTPLMEGFIRVPFDDVDAVKAHSANQNIVAILVEPVQGEGGVHVPKPGYLKALREICDTNGWLLMLDEIQTGIGRTGAWFAFQHEDIKPDVVTLAKALGNGMPIGACMATSQAAQTLVPGNHGTTFGGNPLACAAGLAVLNTMQVHNHIKSVVRKGADLLAAFTAELSGQTGIVDIRGKGYMIGIQLNKPCGELVTRALEKGLLINVTRGDTVRLLPTFVMSDEQSKHLVSTLSQLIKEFLNE, from the coding sequence ATGTCAGATCATTTAATGAACACTTATGCCCGTTTACCGGTGAGTTTTGAAAAAGGTAACGGAGCAACTTTAATCGATAGCGATGGCAAAACCTATTTGGATGCCATCAGTGGTATTGCGGTATGCAGCCTTGGCCACGCTCACCCAGCAGTCAGTGACGCCATTTGCGAGCAAAGCCACAAATTGATTCATACCTCAAATCTATATCAGATTGGCAATCAACAGAAACTGGCTGATAAATTGATTGAACTGTCCGGCATGGATCGCGTGTTTTTCTGTAACTCGGGTGCCGAGGCCAACGAGACTGCACTGAAAATTGCCCGTAAGCATGCCAATGATAACGGCATTGAAAACCCTGCCGTTATTGTTATGAACAACAGCTTTCACGGTCGTACCTATGCGACTTTATCGGCAACCGGAAACGATAAGGTACATGCCGGATTCACTCCACTTATGGAAGGTTTTATCCGTGTACCTTTTGATGATGTCGACGCCGTTAAAGCGCATAGTGCTAACCAGAATATCGTCGCCATCTTGGTGGAACCGGTTCAGGGTGAAGGTGGTGTACATGTACCAAAGCCAGGCTACCTGAAAGCACTGCGTGAGATCTGCGATACCAACGGCTGGCTGTTAATGCTGGATGAAATCCAAACCGGTATCGGCAGAACCGGGGCTTGGTTCGCTTTCCAACATGAAGACATTAAACCCGATGTTGTCACCTTGGCTAAAGCACTGGGTAATGGTATGCCGATTGGTGCTTGCATGGCGACAAGTCAGGCTGCACAGACCTTGGTTCCCGGTAACCACGGCACCACTTTTGGTGGCAACCCATTGGCGTGTGCCGCTGGCCTTGCGGTATTAAACACCATGCAGGTCCACAACCACATTAAATCGGTGGTTAGAAAAGGCGCCGATTTACTTGCAGCTTTTACAGCTGAATTAAGCGGCCAAACCGGCATTGTCGATATTCGTGGTAAAGGCTATATGATCGGAATCCAGCTTAATAAACCATGTGGTGAACTGGTGACTCGAGCACTTGAGAAAGGTTTACTGATCAATGTCACCCGCGGTGACACTGTGCGTTTATTGCCGACATTTGTCATGTCTGATGAACAGAGCAAACATTTGGTATCGACTTTAAGCCAGCTCATTAAAGAATTTTTAAACGAATAA
- the recR gene encoding recombination mediator RecR, giving the protein MQSPLIESLIEAFRVLPGVGPKSAQRMAYHLLQRNKSGGAKLASVLSDAIEKIGHCSLCRTLTEEPTCHICASERRAIGELCIVESPSDVQVIEQSGIFAGQYFVLMGHLSPIDGIGPQQIGLDLLELRLQQGDIKELIVAMNASVESEATAHYIQQLAAQNSVVVSRLAQGIPMGGELEYLDSGTLSQAFLARKQLID; this is encoded by the coding sequence TTGCAAAGTCCGTTAATCGAATCTTTGATAGAAGCCTTCCGTGTATTGCCTGGAGTTGGGCCAAAATCTGCCCAGCGCATGGCCTATCATTTATTGCAGCGCAATAAATCCGGAGGCGCCAAGTTAGCCTCGGTGTTGTCGGATGCAATCGAGAAAATCGGTCACTGTTCGTTATGCCGTACTTTGACCGAAGAGCCGACCTGCCATATCTGTGCTTCTGAGCGGCGCGCGATTGGCGAATTATGTATCGTCGAGTCTCCGTCAGATGTCCAGGTCATTGAGCAATCGGGTATTTTTGCCGGACAGTATTTTGTGTTGATGGGCCATTTATCGCCGATTGACGGTATTGGCCCGCAGCAGATCGGTTTGGATCTGCTTGAGCTAAGGCTGCAACAAGGTGATATTAAAGAGTTGATTGTTGCTATGAATGCGAGTGTTGAATCTGAAGCGACGGCGCACTATATTCAGCAATTGGCGGCACAAAACTCGGTAGTCGTCTCACGTTTGGCTCAGGGGATTCCCATGGGGGGAGAGCTCGAGTATCTCGATAGTGGAACCTTGTCGCAAGCCTTTTTGGCGCGTAAACAGCTTATCGATTAG
- the argF gene encoding ornithine carbamoyltransferase — MTVRHFLTLHDLSSAELMQVLKRGIELKNMQKSGEIYEPLKNQTLAMIFEKQSTRTRISFETGMTQLGGHAMFLSSEHTQLGRGEPIEDSARVISSMVDGIMIRTFGHDIVETFAQYSNVPVINALTDDYHPCQLLADMQTFYEHRGDIRGKTVTWVGDGNNMCHSYINAAAQYGFKLRVACPEGYDPMPELMEKYADSVEIVRDVMEAATDSHLIVTDVWASMGQEEEQKQRHRDMSGYQVNKAVMQQAADDALFMHCLPAHRGEEVTSDVIDAPDAVVWDEAENRLHAQKALLEFLMAKSH, encoded by the coding sequence ATGACCGTTAGACATTTTTTAACCCTACATGATTTAAGCTCAGCAGAACTAATGCAGGTTCTAAAGCGTGGTATCGAGTTAAAAAACATGCAAAAGTCAGGTGAAATTTATGAACCTCTCAAAAACCAGACACTTGCCATGATTTTTGAGAAGCAGTCCACTCGCACCCGTATCTCCTTCGAAACCGGGATGACACAACTCGGTGGTCACGCGATGTTCCTGTCTTCAGAACACACCCAGCTAGGACGTGGTGAACCCATTGAAGACAGCGCACGCGTTATCTCCAGCATGGTGGACGGCATCATGATCCGCACCTTCGGTCATGATATAGTCGAAACCTTTGCCCAATACTCTAATGTGCCGGTAATCAACGCCCTAACCGATGATTACCATCCATGCCAGCTATTGGCGGACATGCAGACATTCTATGAACACCGCGGGGATATTCGCGGCAAGACCGTGACTTGGGTCGGTGATGGTAACAATATGTGCCACTCTTATATCAATGCCGCGGCTCAATACGGCTTTAAACTTCGAGTAGCCTGCCCGGAAGGTTACGACCCAATGCCGGAACTGATGGAAAAATATGCCGATAGCGTTGAAATCGTACGCGATGTAATGGAAGCCGCAACCGATTCTCACCTCATCGTTACCGATGTTTGGGCAAGCATGGGACAGGAAGAAGAGCAAAAACAGCGTCACCGCGATATGTCCGGCTACCAAGTCAACAAAGCGGTCATGCAACAAGCGGCGGACGACGCCTTATTCATGCACTGCCTACCGGCACACCGCGGTGAAGAAGTCACCAGCGATGTGATTGATGCACCGGATGCCGTCGTTTGGGATGAAGCAGAAAATCGTTTACATGCCCAAAAAGCGCTACTGGAATTCCTCATGGCAAAATCTCATTAA
- the waaC gene encoding lipopolysaccharide heptosyltransferase I: MRVLLIKMSSMGDVFHTFPALSDAQAAIPDLTVDWVVERSFMEIPCWHPVVDKVYPIELRKWRTSPFSKQTRSEIKSFFESINAENYDLVLDAQGLLKSIWVARKIKAPVAGMDWLSVREPLASLFYQEKVSVAKEQHAIWRLRELFAKALGYEITPAQPIVYGLDTENWQKPSVLVQNFADNPYMVFLHGTTWTTKYWPEEYWIKLLQRVNQQGFKVVLPWGNDEEFYRAQRIAANAVEPKDVWVPEQMLSLNDMAKTLKFSQSVVSVDTGLSHVAAALDVPMTVLYRVTDPKLIGADGQNVTRLVSPVSSFYVKKFASRQQEQESLQGLTVDDVLSSMAVCLGNV, encoded by the coding sequence ATGCGTGTCTTGCTGATTAAGATGTCCTCGATGGGGGATGTCTTTCACACTTTTCCTGCCTTATCCGATGCCCAAGCAGCTATTCCTGATTTGACGGTAGACTGGGTGGTAGAAAGGTCATTTATGGAAATTCCTTGTTGGCATCCTGTTGTTGATAAAGTCTACCCTATTGAATTGCGTAAATGGAGAACATCCCCATTCAGTAAGCAAACGCGAAGTGAAATTAAATCGTTTTTCGAAAGTATTAATGCGGAAAATTATGATTTAGTGCTGGATGCGCAAGGTTTATTGAAAAGCATTTGGGTGGCGAGAAAAATCAAAGCGCCTGTAGCGGGAATGGATTGGTTGTCGGTGCGAGAGCCATTGGCGTCACTGTTTTACCAGGAAAAAGTGAGCGTTGCAAAAGAGCAGCACGCCATTTGGCGTTTACGAGAGTTGTTTGCCAAGGCACTAGGTTATGAGATCACTCCAGCACAGCCGATTGTGTATGGTTTAGATACAGAAAATTGGCAAAAACCATCAGTTTTAGTGCAAAATTTTGCAGATAATCCGTATATGGTTTTTTTGCATGGCACGACTTGGACAACAAAATATTGGCCAGAGGAATATTGGATTAAATTGTTGCAACGAGTCAATCAGCAAGGTTTTAAAGTGGTTTTACCGTGGGGTAATGACGAGGAGTTTTATCGTGCTCAGCGTATTGCTGCAAATGCGGTAGAGCCAAAAGATGTTTGGGTGCCGGAGCAAATGTTAAGTCTCAATGATATGGCCAAAACACTTAAATTTTCTCAGTCTGTTGTCTCTGTGGATACAGGGCTTTCTCATGTGGCAGCAGCATTAGATGTGCCGATGACAGTGCTTTATCGAGTGACGGATCCTAAATTAATCGGTGCGGATGGACAAAATGTAACGCGACTGGTATCACCAGTTTCCTCGTTTTATGTGAAAAAGTTTGCTTCGCGTCAACAGGAGCAGGAATCTTTGCAAGGCTTGACGGTAGATGACGTACTTTCCAGCATGGCTGTCTGCTTAGGAAACGTATAA
- a CDS encoding branched-chain amino acid transaminase codes for MQTMADRDGLIWLDGEMVPWRDAKVHVLTHTLHYGMGVFEGVRAYDAEQGTSIFRLDAHTDRLINSAKIMNMPMPFDKATLDEAQCAAVRENNLKSAYIRPMAFYGSEGMGLRADNLKVHVMVAAWEWGAYMGEENLTRGIKIATSSYTRHHVNVTMTKAKSNGQYMNSMLALQEAVSHGCDEALLLDVDGYVAEGSGENFFMVKDGVLYTPELTCCLDGITRKTIMKLARDMGIEVKEKRITRDEVYIADEAFFTGTAAEVTPIRELDNRPIGQGSRGPITEKLQSLYFDIVHGRSAEHMEWLTTVAK; via the coding sequence ATGCAAACAATGGCTGATAGAGATGGGCTGATCTGGTTAGATGGTGAAATGGTTCCGTGGCGTGATGCAAAGGTACATGTGTTAACACATACATTGCATTACGGTATGGGAGTGTTTGAAGGTGTCCGCGCCTATGATGCCGAGCAGGGCACATCGATTTTCCGTTTGGATGCTCATACAGACCGTTTGATTAACTCCGCCAAAATCATGAATATGCCAATGCCGTTTGATAAGGCAACGTTGGATGAAGCGCAGTGTGCCGCCGTTCGTGAAAACAATCTAAAATCTGCCTATATTCGTCCAATGGCTTTTTATGGTTCAGAAGGTATGGGTTTACGTGCTGACAACCTAAAGGTTCATGTCATGGTTGCGGCATGGGAATGGGGCGCTTACATGGGTGAAGAGAACTTGACTCGTGGGATCAAGATTGCGACGTCTTCTTATACTCGTCACCACGTAAACGTTACCATGACCAAAGCCAAGTCAAATGGTCAGTACATGAACTCGATGCTGGCGCTGCAAGAAGCGGTAAGCCACGGTTGTGATGAGGCCTTGTTGCTTGATGTGGATGGTTATGTTGCCGAAGGTTCCGGCGAGAACTTCTTTATGGTTAAAGATGGCGTGTTGTATACCCCGGAACTGACCTGTTGTTTAGATGGTATTACGCGTAAAACGATTATGAAGTTGGCACGTGATATGGGCATTGAGGTTAAAGAAAAACGTATCACCCGTGATGAGGTTTACATCGCCGATGAAGCGTTCTTTACCGGTACTGCGGCAGAGGTAACGCCGATTCGTGAATTGGATAATCGTCCGATCGGTCAAGGTTCACGTGGGCCAATCACAGAGAAGTTGCAGTCGCTGTATTTTGATATTGTCCACGGCCGCTCTGCGGAGCATATGGAGTGGCTGACTACGGTTGCTAAGTAA
- a CDS encoding polysialyltransferase family glycosyltransferase has product MKNNVIYMPSTPLNVMVSLAHATAHKELQNAYLVLIDQKNVDNNPYYNCLKQSELFTEVHILPGMAHGKEKLAERSRNFQQIKQWCERWRPAEILVGSDRRVEFQYAMSVSQQWGSTGAYLDDGLYTYAGKPRAWYKDPLNSLIKKIAYGWWWKEPVTVGASSWIQTAYVFQPTTVVDELKQKECRKLQPEWFLLPDIKAMTYLILEQFDFSDSAIEDLSKIDLLLTFPHPNDIDLMQGYRNRVEQFLERANDKGLNVAVKYHPRMAQADEWSLQQRFNIAVLPSNLAFEFLLPFLKSNMIVLGDVGTVVMTAKWLRPDLRTMAVLNGNDAYASQFRPVMNKLGISLIDSFHEAIELER; this is encoded by the coding sequence ATGAAAAACAATGTCATCTATATGCCTTCTACGCCGCTTAATGTGATGGTTAGCCTAGCACATGCTACAGCGCATAAAGAGCTACAAAATGCCTATCTGGTTTTAATTGATCAGAAAAATGTTGATAACAATCCCTACTATAACTGTTTAAAACAGAGTGAATTGTTCACCGAGGTACATATTTTGCCGGGAATGGCGCACGGTAAAGAAAAGCTCGCTGAGCGGTCACGAAATTTTCAACAAATCAAGCAATGGTGTGAGCGCTGGCGCCCAGCAGAAATCTTGGTAGGCAGTGACCGACGCGTGGAATTTCAATATGCGATGAGCGTTTCTCAGCAATGGGGGAGTACAGGGGCTTATTTGGACGATGGATTATATACCTACGCTGGAAAACCACGGGCTTGGTATAAAGATCCACTTAACAGTCTGATAAAAAAGATCGCCTATGGTTGGTGGTGGAAAGAACCTGTCACAGTCGGTGCATCATCATGGATACAGACCGCCTATGTTTTTCAACCGACGACAGTGGTTGATGAACTTAAACAGAAAGAATGCAGGAAATTGCAGCCCGAATGGTTTTTGTTACCTGATATCAAAGCAATGACATACTTGATTTTGGAACAGTTTGATTTTTCTGATAGCGCTATTGAAGATTTGTCTAAAATTGATCTGCTGCTGACCTTTCCGCACCCTAATGATATTGACCTGATGCAGGGTTATCGAAATAGGGTTGAACAGTTTCTTGAGCGGGCAAACGATAAAGGTTTAAATGTTGCTGTCAAATATCATCCGCGTATGGCTCAGGCCGATGAATGGTCTTTACAACAAAGATTCAATATAGCTGTGTTGCCGAGTAATTTGGCGTTTGAATTCTTATTGCCATTTTTAAAATCAAACATGATTGTTTTAGGCGATGTTGGTACGGTCGTAATGACCGCCAAATGGCTAAGACCTGATTTGCGAACAATGGCGGTGTTAAATGGTAATGACGCATATGCCAGTCAGTTTAGGCCGGTAATGAATAAATTAGGTATTTCGTTGATCGATTCTTTTCATGAAGCAATAGAGTTAGAAAGGTAA